Proteins encoded within one genomic window of Sphaerotilus montanus:
- the flgJ gene encoding flagellar assembly peptidoglycan hydrolase FlgJ, whose translation MQRPSSTQQLAAGGASLDALRGAAARNPADTIKEVSRQFEALFMQELMKSMRATTMDSGMLSNSATAMGGDMLDQQYAMQLSGQPGGLAAAIARQLERQMGVASAADPAPGHPRFLPLPGLRASTPGAATGNAVSALSGATESDAVQAVTPYGSNAQQFVSAQAQSAARVSAESGIPADFMIAQAAHETGWGRREIRGRDGSNSYNLFGIKAGPGWNGPSVTITTTEVIDGEPRKVQAQFRAYSSYEDSFRDYAKLIGTSPRYAAARRATDDPSAFARELQRAGYATDPNYAAKLSRVIQTTQRLQRSLGRTGLAADIQA comes from the coding sequence ATGCAACGCCCGTCTTCCACCCAGCAACTTGCCGCCGGCGGCGCCTCGCTCGACGCATTGCGCGGCGCGGCGGCCCGCAACCCGGCCGATACGATCAAGGAAGTCTCGCGCCAGTTCGAGGCCCTGTTCATGCAGGAGCTGATGAAGAGCATGCGCGCGACCACGATGGACAGCGGCATGCTCTCCAACTCGGCCACCGCGATGGGCGGCGACATGCTCGACCAGCAGTACGCGATGCAGCTGTCCGGCCAGCCGGGTGGACTGGCCGCGGCGATCGCCCGGCAGCTGGAGCGTCAGATGGGGGTGGCCTCGGCGGCCGACCCTGCGCCTGGCCATCCGCGCTTCCTGCCGTTGCCCGGCCTGCGTGCCAGTACGCCGGGTGCGGCCACCGGCAACGCCGTGTCGGCCCTGTCCGGTGCGACCGAGTCCGATGCGGTCCAGGCCGTCACGCCCTACGGCAGCAACGCGCAGCAGTTTGTCAGCGCCCAGGCGCAGTCTGCGGCCCGCGTGTCCGCCGAAAGCGGCATCCCGGCCGATTTCATGATCGCCCAGGCCGCGCACGAGACGGGCTGGGGCCGGCGCGAGATCCGCGGCCGCGATGGCAGCAATTCGTACAACCTGTTCGGCATCAAGGCGGGGCCCGGCTGGAATGGTCCGTCCGTCACCATCACGACCACCGAGGTCATCGACGGCGAGCCGCGCAAGGTGCAGGCGCAGTTCCGCGCCTACAGCTCGTACGAGGACAGCTTCCGCGACTACGCGAAGCTGATCGGCACCAGCCCGCGCTACGCCGCGGCCCGCCGGGCCACCGACGACCCGAGTGCCTTTGCCCGCGAACTGCAGCGGGCGGGCTACGCGACCGACCCGAACTACGCTGCCAAGCTCTCCCGCGTGATCCAGACCACGCAACGCCTGCAACGCAGCCTTGGGCGAACCGGCCTGGCTGCCGATATCCAGGCCTAA
- a CDS encoding flagellar basal body P-ring protein FlgI, producing MSMPFLNLRSLRWLRLRLGCVAVVLLGAMAPAQAQAAVRIKEVASVQGVRPNQLVGYGLVVGLDGTGDQTTQTPFTTQSLNAMLQQLGVTIPQGTGMQLKNVASVLVTATLPAFAQPGQPLDVTVSSLGNAKSLRGGTLIGTPLRGADNQIYALAQGNLIVAGAGASAGGSKVQVNHLLAGRIPGGATVERAVGNPLAQGEFLQLDLNSSDFNTAREVAKVINARFGAGTASAMDGRVIRVRMPPTPDQRVSFMADVENLSLEQAAPAAKVIVNARTGSVVMNQAVTLGACAVAHGNLSVSISSTPVVSQPGPLSGGQTTVTERTDIRMQQDGGALVQLPAGTKLTEVVKALNSLGASPADLLAILQAIKAAGALSAEIEVI from the coding sequence ACCTCCGATCGCTGCGCTGGCTGCGGCTCCGCCTCGGCTGTGTCGCGGTGGTGCTGCTGGGTGCCATGGCGCCGGCGCAGGCGCAGGCTGCCGTGCGCATCAAGGAGGTCGCCAGCGTGCAGGGGGTGCGCCCCAACCAGCTGGTGGGCTACGGGCTGGTCGTCGGCCTGGATGGCACGGGTGACCAGACCACCCAGACCCCGTTCACCACGCAGAGCCTGAACGCGATGCTGCAGCAGCTCGGCGTCACCATCCCGCAGGGCACCGGGATGCAGCTCAAGAACGTCGCTTCCGTGCTGGTGACCGCCACGCTGCCGGCCTTCGCGCAGCCCGGCCAGCCGCTGGACGTGACGGTGTCGTCGCTGGGCAATGCCAAGAGCCTGCGTGGCGGCACCCTGATCGGCACGCCGCTGCGCGGCGCCGACAACCAGATCTACGCGCTGGCCCAGGGCAACCTGATCGTGGCCGGCGCCGGTGCCTCCGCGGGGGGCTCCAAGGTGCAGGTCAACCACCTGCTGGCCGGGCGCATCCCGGGTGGCGCGACGGTGGAGCGTGCCGTCGGCAATCCGCTGGCCCAGGGCGAGTTCCTGCAGCTCGACCTCAACAGCAGCGACTTCAACACCGCCCGCGAAGTGGCCAAGGTCATCAATGCCCGCTTCGGCGCAGGAACGGCGTCGGCCATGGACGGTCGCGTGATCCGCGTCAGGATGCCGCCGACGCCGGACCAGCGCGTGAGCTTCATGGCCGACGTCGAGAACCTGTCGCTGGAGCAGGCGGCCCCAGCGGCCAAGGTCATCGTCAATGCCCGGACCGGCTCGGTGGTGATGAACCAGGCCGTCACGCTGGGGGCCTGCGCCGTGGCCCACGGCAACCTGTCGGTGTCCATCAGCTCGACGCCGGTGGTCAGCCAGCCCGGGCCGCTGTCCGGCGGGCAGACCACCGTGACCGAGCGCACCGACATCCGCATGCAGCAGGACGGCGGGGCGCTGGTGCAGTTGCCTGCCGGCACGAAGCTGACCGAGGTGGTCAAGGCACTCAACTCGCTGGGTGCGTCACCCGCGGATCTGCTGGCCATCTTGCAGGCCATCAAGGCCGCTGGTGCGCTGAGCGCAGAAATCGAAGTCATCTGA
- the flgK gene encoding flagellar hook-associated protein FlgK: MSTNSLMTVGVQAMFAAQTQLSTTSHNIVNAAVEGYSRQSTRLTTVAGRSTGVGYIGGGVSVDTIERAANRFLTARNNQTQAQASADSTRVDMLTQLEDGYALGEQGLGQAASRLFASFGDMAAAPKDESVRQVVLSAAENLTSRFRSTGEHLDALQTSVTEQLGDEVSVVNGLTEQIAKLNGQLTGTGNAKDQPNDLLDQRDQLIAQISQHIEVNRVDNRGQDGKPDGSVSLFVGGGQPLVMGTTSHDLKAVPDASAPERTRLVVDLNGHDRELTSRSIGGGSMSGLLQFQNEDLVDARAQLGLLATSLADSVNTQHAQGTDLDGAVGQSLLSVGEPKVWASAFNARDGSGEPASRVSINRVAGQGSQLQASDYSLRLDPADNTRYQVTRQSDGTVFSGLDSGAQVDGFTFDVSGAPMSAQDRFLLEPVSAASSSTTVAITDPRQLAGAGATASGSGNANALVMQNLAKAANIDGKTFSNANAHLISDLGVRVQRATADSASSSSLAELNKAQFGSETGVNLEEEAAHLLQYQQSYQAAAKVLGTAQKLFDTMLSIMN, encoded by the coding sequence ATGAGCACGAACTCCTTGATGACGGTGGGTGTGCAGGCCATGTTCGCCGCACAGACCCAGCTGAGCACGACCAGCCACAACATCGTCAATGCCGCCGTCGAGGGCTATTCGCGCCAGTCCACCAGGCTCACGACGGTGGCCGGACGCAGCACCGGCGTCGGCTACATCGGTGGCGGTGTCAGCGTCGACACGATCGAGCGGGCCGCGAACCGCTTTCTCACCGCCCGCAACAACCAGACCCAGGCCCAGGCCTCGGCCGACAGCACCCGCGTGGACATGCTGACCCAGCTCGAAGACGGCTACGCCCTGGGCGAGCAGGGTCTGGGGCAGGCGGCGTCCAGGCTGTTCGCCTCGTTTGGTGACATGGCGGCGGCACCGAAGGACGAATCGGTGCGCCAGGTCGTGCTGTCGGCAGCCGAGAACCTGACTTCGCGGTTTCGCAGCACCGGCGAGCACCTCGATGCCCTGCAGACCTCGGTCACCGAGCAGCTCGGCGACGAGGTCTCGGTGGTGAACGGCCTGACCGAGCAGATCGCCAAGCTCAATGGCCAGCTCACCGGCACAGGCAACGCCAAGGACCAGCCGAACGATCTGCTGGACCAGCGCGACCAGCTGATCGCGCAGATCAGCCAGCACATCGAAGTGAACCGTGTGGACAACCGCGGCCAGGACGGCAAGCCGGACGGTTCGGTCAGCCTGTTCGTCGGTGGTGGCCAGCCGCTGGTGATGGGCACCACCAGCCACGACCTGAAGGCGGTGCCGGACGCCAGCGCGCCGGAGCGCACGCGCCTGGTGGTCGATCTGAACGGACACGATCGCGAACTGACGAGCCGCTCGATCGGCGGGGGATCGATGTCCGGCCTGCTCCAGTTCCAGAACGAGGATCTGGTCGATGCCCGCGCACAACTTGGCCTGCTGGCGACGTCGCTGGCCGACAGCGTCAACACCCAGCATGCCCAGGGCACCGACCTCGATGGTGCGGTCGGCCAATCCCTGCTGAGCGTCGGTGAACCCAAGGTCTGGGCCTCGGCCTTCAATGCGCGCGACGGCAGTGGCGAGCCCGCTTCCAGGGTGTCGATCAACCGGGTGGCCGGGCAGGGCAGCCAGCTGCAGGCCAGTGACTACAGCCTGCGCCTCGACCCGGCGGACAACACGCGCTACCAGGTGACGCGCCAGTCGGACGGGACCGTCTTCAGTGGCCTGGACAGTGGCGCGCAGGTGGACGGATTCACCTTCGATGTCAGCGGTGCACCGATGTCTGCGCAGGACCGGTTCCTGCTCGAACCGGTCAGCGCGGCCTCCAGTTCCACCACGGTCGCCATCACCGATCCGCGCCAGCTCGCGGGAGCCGGAGCGACGGCTTCCGGCTCGGGCAATGCCAACGCCCTGGTGATGCAGAACCTGGCCAAGGCCGCCAACATCGATGGCAAGACCTTCAGCAATGCCAATGCCCATCTGATTTCGGATCTGGGGGTGCGGGTGCAGCGGGCCACCGCGGACTCGGCGTCCTCCAGCAGTCTGGCGGAGCTGAACAAGGCCCAGTTCGGCTCGGAAACCGGGGTCAACCTCGAAGAAGAAGCCGCCCATCTGCTGCAGTACCAGCAGAGCTACCAGGCCGCCGCGAAGGTGCTGGGCACGGCGCAGAAGCTGTTCGACACCATGCTGTCGATCATGAACTGA
- a CDS encoding EAL and HDOD domain-containing protein: protein MQSPDAPILGQVALSYCPIIDSQRNVMATRLSVFPLGHARWLPVGELLTAVSQVWPADGPQVVLSVRCEGLLADLLMVQPSANVMIEVPKFMACDPVHRDSILQLADNGNTLLLSGRPDQPLPRALLGAFKYAIIDLADERRLDGGPVPAGVTRSIGFFQEGVQTIEQMEGAFRRGAVAVLGWPVEETVMVPRSGGAPRPDLQVTLQLIHLVHEQAPLAQLEATLKFDPALAFKLMRYINSPVFGLTVEVTSFSHAVMLLGYQRLKRWLSLLLVTAGSDKNQRPVMYAAVRRGLLMEALAGEDCSPEFRNEMFICGVFSLLDRMFQRPFNELLRTLPVPDGVYQALAEERGPYHAALDLVRTLEGGSGHDVRETVSRHGFQMRHVNRALLHALASAFQLG, encoded by the coding sequence ATGCAGTCCCCGGACGCTCCCATCCTCGGGCAGGTGGCCCTGAGTTACTGCCCGATCATCGACAGCCAGCGCAACGTGATGGCCACGCGGCTGTCGGTGTTCCCGCTCGGGCATGCCCGCTGGCTGCCGGTGGGCGAACTGCTCACGGCGGTCAGCCAGGTCTGGCCGGCTGACGGGCCGCAGGTCGTGCTGTCGGTGCGCTGCGAGGGCCTGCTGGCCGATCTGCTGATGGTGCAGCCCTCCGCGAACGTGATGATCGAAGTGCCGAAGTTCATGGCCTGCGATCCAGTGCACCGCGACTCCATCCTGCAACTCGCCGACAACGGCAACACGCTGCTGCTGTCCGGCCGGCCGGACCAGCCGCTGCCGCGTGCACTGCTCGGCGCGTTCAAGTACGCGATCATCGACCTCGCCGACGAACGGCGTCTGGACGGCGGCCCGGTGCCTGCCGGGGTCACGCGCTCGATCGGCTTCTTCCAGGAAGGAGTCCAGACCATCGAGCAGATGGAAGGCGCGTTCCGGCGCGGCGCGGTGGCCGTGCTGGGCTGGCCGGTCGAAGAGACGGTCATGGTGCCCCGGTCCGGCGGTGCGCCGCGGCCAGACCTGCAGGTCACGCTGCAGCTGATCCACCTGGTCCATGAGCAGGCGCCGCTGGCGCAGCTGGAGGCGACGCTCAAGTTCGATCCGGCGCTGGCCTTCAAGCTGATGCGCTACATCAACTCGCCGGTGTTCGGCCTCACGGTGGAGGTCACCTCGTTCTCGCACGCCGTGATGCTGCTGGGCTACCAGCGGCTCAAGCGCTGGCTGTCGCTGCTGCTGGTGACGGCCGGCAGCGACAAGAACCAGCGCCCGGTGATGTACGCCGCGGTGCGCCGCGGCCTGCTGATGGAGGCGCTGGCGGGCGAGGACTGCAGCCCGGAGTTCCGCAACGAGATGTTCATCTGCGGCGTGTTCTCGCTGCTGGACCGCATGTTCCAGCGTCCGTTCAACGAGCTGCTGCGCACGCTGCCGGTGCCGGATGGTGTCTACCAGGCGCTGGCCGAGGAGCGCGGGCCGTACCACGCCGCACTCGACCTCGTGCGCACGCTCGAAGGTGGCAGCGGCCACGATGTGCGCGAGACGGTGTCGCGGCATGGTTTCCAGATGCGCCACGTCAACCGCGCATTGCTGCACGCACTGGCCAGCGCCTTCCAGCTCGGCTGA
- a CDS encoding response regulator, with the protein MSDKSATSPRGRILVVDDDRLVLATVVHGLKHAGFDILDADNGDDAILLARQHRPDLALLDIRMDGMSGYDVAHYLREALQIPFMFLSAFSDEATLARIQALGALALLVKPLDIAQLVPAVASALDEVRQRSGAPALEAEAAVVPQPETGVRAEVEATPDAPALPTVVAMAVGIVMHRFSLARGPALERLQRLSLQEGRALERTCTAMVEALEQLALPGSL; encoded by the coding sequence GTGTCAGACAAGTCGGCAACTTCCCCGCGCGGGCGGATTCTGGTGGTGGACGACGACCGGCTCGTGCTGGCCACGGTCGTGCATGGCCTGAAGCACGCCGGCTTCGACATCCTCGACGCCGACAACGGCGACGACGCCATCCTGCTGGCCCGCCAGCACCGGCCCGACCTGGCGCTGCTCGACATCCGCATGGACGGCATGAGCGGCTACGACGTGGCGCACTACCTGCGCGAGGCGCTGCAGATCCCGTTCATGTTCCTGTCGGCGTTCTCGGACGAGGCGACGCTGGCGCGCATCCAGGCACTCGGGGCGCTGGCGCTGCTGGTCAAGCCGCTGGACATCGCGCAGCTGGTGCCGGCGGTGGCGTCGGCGCTGGACGAGGTGCGCCAGCGCAGCGGTGCGCCAGCACTGGAGGCCGAGGCGGCGGTGGTGCCGCAGCCGGAGACCGGCGTGCGCGCAGAGGTCGAGGCGACGCCCGACGCGCCTGCGCTGCCGACGGTGGTGGCGATGGCTGTCGGCATCGTGATGCACCGCTTTTCGCTGGCACGCGGGCCGGCGCTGGAGCGGCTGCAGCGACTGTCTCTCCAGGAAGGGCGTGCGCTGGAGCGGACCTGCACCGCGATGGTCGAGGCGCTGGAGCAGCTGGCACTGCCGGGCTCACTCTGA
- a CDS encoding PAS domain S-box protein, producing MKLPLALLDALVESVLVFDDSARLVHANQAALRHLPCEPGMNLADLGPALGQPLQDRLRAVLAGGRIDAYFPPGSGAGSGPVLSRLDSGPWVLCLPPESTASAPSRMPLTLIERPLRELRAMLWAAPFPAMLQDEDFRLLDVNDAFLALTGRTREALIGTDPIALSPSDERDITRQDRDRLDREAAESIGPALRESRLIDSDGRARWVRSTRYATGGGVMGGRRLLMTVLQDTTSEHAAREQAERFSRELDHWFDLSPMGMALFDDRGLVLRANQGFEALAGGPLVDLSEASAPLRALLSWTQGAMAQPMAPGGAWVSSEGALPHADGQTRWVRALLRCDEVRAGRRRYMCMLEDRSAEDERDLAQARAEQLLGELSTILESSPAGIASLHGEVLFQCNSRFERMLGLAPGTAVGGTIRRLLAGGAQGALDQLDAVLDRGEQYETEVVVEDEDGARHWYAVTIRRTGPAGRQPLAIVVLSEITRLKTQQAELAHLAGEHERMAGVLGQQADRTRAVLDSVLVGIVTADEQGRISWLNRSARRMFGGDLGDFMGQPLHIVATDEAGHPFRRTVPLFGELRDGEALQFECRVQARDARTFWVVGNAVATLGLQGGREMTFALMDIDQRRQAESRIAEAQASLQRIIEAAPMAITVCDAATLRVLQINRAAAALCGLPAPAAVGRSLVQIHPPVAGASLQSDIDEALAHPQVVTPREYRIERDGRVEIWDARFLPLARSEDRVDQLLMVATDVTTQREAQRAELEAAIARRDMLVQEVHHRIKNNLQGVAGLMQQAVVRYPQVQPIIAEVVGQVQAIAQVYGLQVGNTGLLAVRSVIEAIAQSVQRTFGRTIALTVEGEPGWRWLLPEGESIPIALALNELFTNAVKHSPAGSVVVCRLLLEPQAVRVEIGNQGRLPAEFRLDRRPDTVSGLGLVSALLPRRSATLSLTQQQDQVVAAVRLAPPVVRPESATP from the coding sequence ATGAAGCTGCCCCTTGCCCTGCTGGATGCCCTGGTCGAGTCCGTGCTGGTCTTCGATGACTCGGCCCGGCTGGTCCACGCCAACCAGGCCGCCCTGCGCCACCTGCCCTGCGAACCCGGCATGAACCTCGCGGATCTCGGCCCTGCGCTGGGCCAGCCGCTGCAGGACCGCCTGCGCGCCGTGCTGGCCGGCGGGCGGATCGATGCCTACTTTCCGCCCGGCAGCGGCGCCGGATCCGGCCCGGTGCTGTCGCGTCTGGACAGTGGTCCCTGGGTGCTGTGCCTGCCGCCGGAAAGTACCGCCTCGGCGCCGTCCCGCATGCCGCTGACGCTGATCGAGCGGCCATTGCGCGAGTTGCGCGCGATGCTGTGGGCTGCGCCGTTTCCCGCGATGCTCCAGGACGAGGACTTCCGCCTGCTGGACGTCAATGACGCGTTCCTCGCCCTCACGGGCCGCACGCGCGAGGCGCTGATCGGCACCGACCCGATCGCGCTGAGCCCGTCCGACGAACGCGACATCACCCGCCAGGACCGCGACCGGCTTGACCGCGAGGCGGCCGAGTCCATCGGCCCGGCACTGCGCGAGTCGCGCCTGATCGACAGCGATGGCCGCGCCCGCTGGGTCCGGTCGACGCGGTACGCCACGGGAGGCGGGGTGATGGGCGGGCGCCGGCTGCTGATGACGGTGCTGCAGGACACCACGTCCGAGCACGCGGCGCGCGAGCAGGCCGAGCGCTTCTCGCGCGAACTGGACCATTGGTTCGACCTGAGCCCGATGGGCATGGCGCTGTTCGATGACCGCGGGCTGGTCCTGCGTGCGAACCAGGGTTTCGAGGCGCTGGCCGGCGGGCCGCTGGTGGACCTGAGCGAGGCCTCGGCGCCGCTGCGGGCGCTGCTGAGCTGGACGCAGGGCGCGATGGCGCAGCCGATGGCGCCGGGCGGTGCCTGGGTCAGCAGCGAAGGCGCATTGCCGCATGCGGATGGCCAGACGCGCTGGGTGCGGGCGCTGCTGCGCTGTGACGAGGTCCGGGCTGGGCGCCGGCGCTACATGTGCATGCTCGAAGACCGCTCGGCCGAGGACGAGCGCGATCTGGCCCAGGCGCGGGCGGAGCAGCTGCTCGGCGAGCTGTCGACGATCCTGGAAAGCTCGCCGGCCGGCATCGCCTCGCTGCACGGCGAGGTGCTCTTCCAGTGCAACAGCCGCTTCGAGCGCATGCTGGGTCTGGCGCCGGGGACGGCGGTCGGCGGCACCATCCGCCGGCTGCTGGCGGGCGGGGCGCAGGGCGCGCTCGACCAGCTGGACGCGGTGCTCGACCGGGGCGAGCAGTACGAGACCGAGGTGGTCGTGGAGGACGAGGACGGCGCACGCCACTGGTACGCCGTCACCATCCGCCGCACCGGCCCGGCCGGGCGCCAGCCGCTGGCGATCGTCGTGCTGTCCGAGATCACGCGGCTGAAGACGCAGCAGGCCGAACTCGCGCACCTGGCCGGCGAGCACGAGCGCATGGCCGGCGTGCTCGGCCAGCAGGCGGACCGCACACGCGCCGTGCTCGATTCGGTGCTGGTCGGCATCGTCACCGCGGACGAGCAGGGCCGCATCTCCTGGCTCAACCGATCGGCGCGCCGCATGTTCGGCGGCGACCTGGGCGACTTCATGGGCCAGCCGCTGCACATCGTGGCCACCGACGAGGCTGGGCATCCCTTCCGGCGCACGGTGCCGCTGTTCGGCGAGCTGCGCGACGGGGAGGCGCTGCAGTTCGAGTGCCGGGTCCAGGCGCGGGATGCGCGCACCTTCTGGGTGGTCGGCAACGCGGTGGCGACGCTGGGGCTGCAGGGGGGACGCGAGATGACCTTCGCGCTGATGGACATCGACCAGCGCCGCCAGGCCGAGTCACGCATCGCCGAGGCGCAGGCTTCGCTGCAACGCATCATCGAGGCGGCGCCGATGGCCATCACGGTCTGCGACGCGGCCACGCTGCGGGTGCTGCAGATCAACCGCGCAGCGGCGGCACTGTGCGGCCTGCCGGCGCCCGCCGCGGTCGGGCGTTCGCTGGTCCAGATCCATCCGCCCGTGGCCGGCGCCAGCCTGCAGTCCGACATCGACGAGGCACTGGCGCATCCGCAGGTGGTCACGCCGCGCGAATACCGCATCGAACGCGACGGGCGCGTGGAGATCTGGGACGCCCGCTTCCTGCCGCTGGCGCGTTCCGAAGACCGTGTCGACCAGCTCCTGATGGTGGCCACCGACGTCACCACGCAGCGCGAGGCGCAGCGGGCCGAGCTGGAAGCGGCGATCGCGCGGCGCGACATGCTGGTGCAGGAGGTCCACCACCGCATCAAGAACAACCTGCAGGGCGTGGCGGGCCTGATGCAGCAGGCGGTGGTGCGCTATCCGCAGGTGCAGCCCATCATCGCCGAGGTGGTCGGGCAGGTGCAGGCGATCGCCCAGGTCTACGGGCTGCAGGTCGGCAACACCGGGCTGCTGGCGGTGCGCAGCGTCATCGAGGCGATCGCGCAGTCGGTGCAGCGCACCTTCGGCCGCACGATCGCGCTGACGGTCGAAGGCGAGCCCGGCTGGCGCTGGCTGCTGCCCGAGGGCGAATCGATCCCGATCGCGCTGGCCCTCAACGAACTCTTCACCAACGCGGTCAAGCACAGCCCGGCCGGTTCGGTGGTGGTGTGCCGCTTGCTGCTGGAGCCGCAGGCGGTGCGGGTCGAGATCGGCAACCAGGGACGGCTGCCGGCGGAATTCCGGCTCGACCGCCGGCCGGACACCGTCTCGGGTCTGGGGCTGGTGAGTGCCTTGCTGCCGCGGCGCAGCGCCACGCTGTCACTGACGCAGCAGCAGGACCAGGTGGTCGCGGCGGTGCGGCTGGCGCCGCCGGTGGTCCGGCCCGAAAGCGCAACCCCTTGA
- the flgL gene encoding flagellar hook-associated protein FlgL, translated as MSRIASALNQQLGLSSLMRRQEDLTKAQERMVSGKRISRASDDPAGAARAERALADQTRSEGLLRTLGASRNAMSVAESSIGNAIDLVQTARETLVEAGNGAMNDSDRALLADRLKQLKGQLLSVANTEDGTGHHVFGGQGNDHVPFANAGIGVEYQGTPGQAAGSLSEDLPMSVDGEALWLKARTGNGVFETDRQVDPSSTAWVSAGQVSDPAALTLTDGQRYEITFDTPTRYSVNLIGSDGLSTPVPDAASNSHGYASGTPIAGLPGMSVNITGAAVAGDKFTIEPSSPGLSVFDALDRVIDVLGSTATVPPNAGDRAQAVNRGLRDLDQVLANLQVGRSHAGETLNQMDGLDERTQARVLSDKGLRSDAEDLDMVQGISDFSTKQTAYQAALQSYSMVRKISLFDYISN; from the coding sequence ATGTCTCGCATCGCTTCGGCCCTGAACCAGCAGCTCGGCCTCTCGTCCCTGATGCGCCGCCAGGAAGACCTGACCAAGGCCCAGGAACGCATGGTCAGCGGCAAGCGCATCAGCCGCGCCAGCGACGATCCCGCCGGGGCCGCCCGCGCCGAACGTGCGCTGGCCGACCAGACCCGCAGCGAAGGCCTGCTGCGTACGCTGGGTGCCAGCCGCAACGCGATGTCGGTGGCCGAGTCGTCGATCGGAAACGCCATCGACCTGGTGCAGACCGCCCGCGAAACGCTGGTCGAGGCCGGCAATGGCGCCATGAACGACTCCGACCGTGCGCTGCTGGCTGACCGCCTGAAGCAGCTCAAGGGGCAACTGCTGTCGGTGGCGAATACCGAAGACGGTACCGGCCATCACGTGTTCGGGGGCCAGGGCAATGACCATGTTCCGTTCGCCAACGCGGGCATCGGTGTCGAGTACCAGGGCACGCCGGGCCAGGCGGCCGGCTCCTTGTCCGAGGACCTCCCGATGTCGGTCGATGGCGAGGCGCTCTGGCTGAAGGCCCGCACCGGCAACGGCGTGTTCGAGACCGACCGCCAGGTGGACCCGAGCAGCACCGCCTGGGTCAGCGCGGGCCAGGTCAGCGATCCTGCCGCGCTCACGCTGACCGACGGGCAGCGCTACGAAATCACGTTCGACACGCCGACGCGCTACAGCGTGAACCTCATCGGCAGCGATGGCCTCAGCACGCCGGTTCCGGATGCGGCCAGCAACAGCCATGGCTATGCGTCTGGCACGCCGATCGCCGGTCTGCCCGGCATGAGCGTGAACATCACGGGCGCGGCGGTGGCCGGGGACAAGTTCACCATCGAGCCGTCCAGTCCGGGCCTGAGTGTCTTCGACGCGCTGGACCGGGTCATCGACGTGCTGGGGTCGACTGCCACTGTGCCGCCGAATGCCGGTGACCGTGCACAGGCGGTCAACCGCGGTCTGCGGGACCTCGACCAGGTGCTGGCCAACCTGCAGGTCGGGCGCTCCCATGCTGGCGAGACGCTGAACCAGATGGACGGACTTGACGAGCGCACGCAGGCGCGCGTGCTGTCGGACAAGGGCTTGCGCTCGGACGCCGAGGATCTCGACATGGTCCAGGGCATCTCGGATTTCTCCACCAAGCAGACGGCCTACCAGGCGGCGCTCCAGTCGTACTCCATGGTGCGCAAGATCTCCCTGTTCGACTACATCAGCAACTGA